From the genome of Pseudophryne corroboree isolate aPseCor3 chromosome 9, aPseCor3.hap2, whole genome shotgun sequence:
taatTAACAAACTAATTTACATTATTCctacttagttgtttgaatatatattgtggcagttgttatatgggtatgtttgaatTCTCAAATACTTTtggatttgtgatgttaacctatgtttgaaataattagctaaaggtttctttttgtttttttttcaattttgtgTTTTGGGACCGTTTTTTattcttgaagaaatggagtatgctcctgcagtaagttaacacccatacactttgtctttgattatggctgacaatgtgtgttttttttttgtaattttttaaaatgattcttaccttcattttaagttggtgatgtccgttcatgtggcagctgaagccctcccaccccaacccacggaaccactcccaccccaaccgctgcaagccctccaaccgcaaccggctcctcatcatccaaggcaacggaggcgtgctaggccaccaattttccgtacccgtgtcctcctttttgggatgcctgatgatgtggttttgcgcagatacaggctgtcacctcatctaatcctagacactctctccataatagagagtgatctagaacaatccattaggtatcctacagcaataccagcattgacacaattccttgctgtgttacattttgtggccactggttcataccagcatgttgtgggcgatctggttggcatgtcgcagggccagttcagtaaggtcctgcggcgtgtcagccaggcttttattaagcgcgttaagcaatttattgctatgcctttggatgttggggccctagatgtggtgaagcggcaatttgaggaaggtggtagttgcttcccacatgttattggggttgtggatggcacacatgtagctattgtaccaccaagacataatgaagaaatttatagaaacaggaaacggtttcattctctgaatgtaatggttgtttgtgggccatccctccagatcctgtccctgaatgctaagttcacggggaactcccatgatgcccatgtcattagacaatcagggatatggcacagattaagatcgatggaaggacaagacatgtggttattgggtgagtgtttttatttatttacttacaataatatttttaaaaattacattctaattattttcttttcttctcatcaaacaggagaccgtggatatccttgcaccccctggctcatgactccttacagtaagcccaggccaggaccacagacggcatttaactccgcgcttactgccactagacagctggtggagcgcacgattggtgtccttaaaggacgctttcgtgtgctccaccgcactggtggcgacatcatgtattcgccggagatggtaagtaaaattgtggtcctgtgcgcaattctacataacatcgctgtaaggagtcgcgatgAGCTTcttcacacagaggaattgccagatgaggagccaggggttgggcgaagagtcggtggggggagtgtttcccggaggggaaatgaagtaagggcacgcattgttCGGGAATTTTTCAGGTATAGTGATTTTTaacaaattataaaaatataacacaaagtcactgtatgtttatgttcattttgctctgatgtcatttaggtagcttttgaaagttcattgtgtaattgttttggtgtgtgtgaatatgttattagttgtttctgtaaatattcaaacatgttaaccttacaatgttttttttgttttgaaaaTATTTTTCCGTTGTTAAaatgttgtgatttttttttttttatactaatccTGTTTTCAAAAACAAATgcacaacatatgatactaaatgttgaaAACTTTCTGACTGTACAGCTGATTGTTCctccaaaatgtggtgagtacacagattgtcacaaatattttagtaaaaatatgtgtgtgtgtgtgcgtgcgtgcgtgtgtgtgtgtgtgtgtgtgtgtggaattgtgagggtaggttcttttattatcatgttcttccgcgactgcgaatttCCGCTTTAGCGAAATAacccctctgctcttcacagcactgcagacagcaataaagtttattcaatgcacacatcaataaagttaatttagatgacagcacagattttacaccaatcacatgccaacacacactataaatatatgcccatatatggaaaacgccattgccatgatgcgtgctgaacCGTTCACACGgcgtgagctccgcgtcctggtggcggtgatggaccgccgcgtagggcgctttatcccaaatcgggtaaagcgcgaggcctacgcggaggtccgccgcttgttAAGAAGCCGCATCCGCAGCCGGAGGACCATTATCcagctggagaggcgctggagcgacctgcgaAGGCGTACGCCGGACTTGTTGGCTGAGCTACGTcaacagatccggaccctacgtgggcgcagtaagtaacatttcggCACATGATGGAttttacgcataacctttgcatactttcactaagtgagagtgtgaaaatttgcacacttacaataagcatgagtgtgtgtgggtagggcaagcagtactgcatacctcccaacatgaccctctccaggagggacagaatactctgcttctggacttgtcacttaatttagtgaataaaggtgtttcagcacagatgatggcagtcatacattaaagagggaagtgacggagcacaacattctgtccctcctggagagggtcatgttgggaggtatggtactgactgtatgttgttgggcataattactacacaggctCACAACTGAACACAATAACCTGTTCagtgttttattttaaaaaatgttggtggttttgagaactggtgatgttggctataacaaacattcagattctatatattctcggatagaaggtgcttaagaaagtttaattatattatgattggttgctaaggacaacatcaccagtataaacattttaataactcagtaatgttacccctgtctctttaacatgggacagaacagagtaatatgaatatgcggatgttctaaatgtatatgttaaaacctaaaaattacatatgtcattctagggcgagcacaacggcaaggtgctgctgctggtgcagGGAGGCGACAACACGCACATCCACAAACACCATCCCCTTCTGGCTCCCCCtccacctctcctgcccaatccccctctccagccacctcaccctctccagccacctcaccctctcctgcccaatcccccactcctgcccaatccccctctccagccacctcaccctctcctgcccaatcccccactcctgcccaatccccctctcctgcccaatccccctctccagccacctcaccctctccagccacctcaccctctcctgcccaatcccccactcctgcccaatccccctctcctgcccaatccccctctcctgcccaatccccctctccagccacctcaccctctccagcaacctcaccctctcctgcccaatccccctctcctgcccaatccccctctccagccacctcaccctctccagccacctcaccctctccagccacctcagcctcattttccaactccccctctccagcccaagcccactctccagcccaatcccactctctttccaaattcccctctctgcccccctccccctctgtgtcccaaaaaagcacaccaccaccctcaccctatcattcccaaacaccctctgtaagtacctcccccttccatcctctcacccaattggaccctccttcccccatcctgcctccttcccccatccagcacccatcccccatccagccaacctcacccatccagcctccatcccccagccagcccccatcccccatccagccaaactcacccatccagcctccatcccccagccagccaacgtcgcccatccagcctccatcccccagccagccaacgtcgcccatccagcctccatcccccagccagccaacgtCGCCTACAGAATGGgctgcagaggccccggagccactagagggaggtggacaagtggcagaggagagtaagttcgcacacattacttatttttaaattttataaatacaaaacacattcaaataaatgcagtgttgtactgtagcCAATCTTTtgacaaggttaaatgcttgtcttcttcatcatggtatggatgatgcattcacatttgtgtgcgggacattatatgtacagtgtctacatctggttgctaatcactatgtcgacaggtttgtctgcacaacaaggtttgtatgtgaaacattatatgcaacacatttagaccagagtgttcatttttgtgtggttttacttttacaattgagcttgggtattgcaatatttaaaaaaaaaagtcgcaggagtcactttgttagccagcctaacgacacaatgatttgtgttgtgaaagttacactcacaaaatgcttatttgctttttcaaaacctgtttgaccttatttatttagtaaggcaggctttcagggagtgtgggcatgctaggatatgttgtccttctgaagatgttgatatgcagtgtgatgatgcagggcaaaacagcacaaaagacaagtctgcttcactacagatgtgaatgatgaccagtatggggttacatgtactaatttgggggtgtgattcaagattggatgttgaACATAGCAACCAAACAAAAACAAAGTTTCAGTTATTTCCAACCTTCTAGaagagaagtagaatgtgattggttgctatggacaacatcacaccctaaatataactcccatcttagggggtcattccgagttgttcgctcgttatttttttgacgcaacggagcgaatagtcgctaatgcgcatgcgcaatgtccgcagtgcgactgcgcaaagtaaatttgctatgcagttaggtattttactcacggcattacaaggttttttcttcgttctggtgttcgtaatgtgattgacaggaagtgggtgtttctgggcggaaactggccgttttatgggagtgtgtgaaaaaacgctgccgtttctgggaaaaacgcgtgagtggctggagaaacggaggagtgtctgggcgaacgctgggtgtgtttgtgacgtcaaaccaggaacgacaagcactgaactgatcgcagatgccgagtaagtctggagctactcagaaactgctaagaagtgtctattcgcaattctgctaatctttcgttcgcaattttaatatgctaagattcactcccagtaggcggcggcttagcgtgtgcaaagctgctaaaagcagcttgcgagcgaacaactcggaatgacccccttagtaaatgtacatcatggtgtggtagacttttacacattgaaATTTTGCTAGgccaaacattgctgagtatgcttgtgtgttggtatgctactgttttgtcatttatacatccatgatgtatatcatttgatatgaaagtgtgctttttgggattgtgatgtaataggtaatgcgagttatgttttaatttgcattttgactctgcatttcagatggtgccattggagatcccacaagcctggcaggcatcgttgGGCGGATGAAGGCaaatttggaggccatgttggccgaagtaAACAATTTGGcaaatttattgtaaaaaaaaataaacaaaaattatgTTTATAAAAAACTTAAATCAAAAAatgttccaaaaataaaaaaaattaatttactgttatgcgcttgtgatgtgTTTAATGCCAAAATATTAAAGCATATTgcaaagcagaaattggttacctaacaaaaaaaaacacaaacaaattacgagtttaagtcttatttattacatacaaattaggttagttagtagcttatttttaaaataaacatgtaaacacatacattcacacactaaacatccacaccaaattatgctatttacatttatgtcaggcacagtttacacatctcttgcacttctttaaaaaaaaacatggtaatgtccaattatgcctacaaagtgttcttgaggtattctttgcagacttaattggtgatgcacacaatcaattattacactaattggatttataattgagggacgcttgctgagtttgaattgcaaggtgtcatctaaattaggaaaaaaaaaattgctgtgcgtttgtttgcacaaaccttagcacatttaagaggaatgcgtaaatctacgatgagATCGTTTTTTTACGATGAGGAGTGTGCGTATGCGATGGATTCGCATTAATGCGTTgtgatttggcatacgcctactttgtgtagtactgcgtacgaaatagcaaatgtacgttgggggcggatgttcgcaattttacaacataatcgcaactttgcgaatatgttgtgcgaacgaaaaacatagcgaacaactcggaatgaccacctatgttcaaacacatcagggtttctttcgaTGGATGACCATGAGGCACGGGCACAAACAATAAAAAGTGTGCAAAAGTTCATCAGATGTTGAAGCAGCTTAACTTATGCATCCAAAAACACAAAATGCTGTACTTAAaacaaaaaagtatttaaaaaaaaaaaaaaacagttccagTTCCTACCTAAATAGTAAAACGaaaggtccacactctcagctggtcaacatgtttcggcctTTATTGTTTGTGCCCGTGTTGTACCctaaatgtatgtttttttttaaataaatatcttTTTTATGGATTGACCgtgatctatatatattttttatgttttgacGCTTATGTCGGAATTTATACACACGAAATCTATGCAAAAAACTGACATGGTCATCCATCGAAAGAAACACTGATGTAGGTGTAGTGCAGGCAGGaagtgctgggaggtgtagtgcaggcagggcgtgctgggaggtgtagtgcaggcagggcgtgctggggggtgtagtgcaggcagggcgtgctgggaggtgtagtgcaggcagggcgtgctggggggtgtagtgcaggcagggagtgctgggaggtgtagttctggcagggcgtgctgggaggtgtagtgcaggcagggagtgctgggaggtgtagtgcaggcagggcgtgctgggaggtgtagtgcaggcagggagtgctgggaggtgtagtgcaggcagggcgtgctgggaggtgtagtgcaggcagggcgtgctgggaggtATAGTgcaggcagggcgtgctgggaggtgtagtgcaggcagggcgtgctgggaggtgtagtgcaggcagggagtgctgggaggtgtagtgcaggcagggagtgctgggaggtgtagtgcaggcAGGGCGTGCTGGGCGGTGTAGTGCAGGCAAggtgtgctgggaggtgtagtgcaggcTGTACtctggcagggtgtgctgggatgtgtagtgcaggcagggtgtgctgggaggtgtagtgcaggcTGTACtctggcagggcgtgctgggaggtTTAGTgcaggcagggcgtgctgggagatATAGTGCaggcagggagtgctgggaggtgtagtgcaggcagggcgtgctgggaggtgtagtgcaggGAGGGAGTGCTGGGCGATGTAGTACAGGACGTGCGTGCTGGGAGATGTAGTgcaggcagggcgtgctgggaggtgtagtgcaggcagggcgtgctgggaggtgtagtgcaggcagggtgtgctgggaggtgtagtgcaggcagggtgtgctgggaggtgtagtgcaggcagggtgtgctgggaggtgtagtgcaggcTGTACtctggcagggtgtgctgggaggtgtagtgcaggcagggcgtgctgggaggtgtagtgcaggcagggtgtgctgggaggtgtagtgcaggcagggagtgctgggaggtgtagtgcaggcagggagtgctgggaggtgtagtgcaggcAGGGCGTGCTGGTAGGTGAAGTGCAGGCAGGGCGTACTGGGAGGTATAGTgcaggcagggcgtgctgggaggtTTAGTGCAGGCTGTACtctggcagggtgtgctgggaggtgtagtgcaggcagggcgtgctgggaggtgtagtgcaggcagggtgtgctgggaggtatAGTGCAGGCTGTACtttggcagggtgtgctgggaggtgtagtgcaggcagggtgtgctgggaggtgtagtgcaggcTGTACtctggcagggtgtgctgggaggtgtagtgcaggcagggcgtgctgggcggtgtagtgcaggcagggtgtgctgggaggtgtagtgcaggcTGTACtctggcagggtgtgctgggatgtgtagtgcaggcagggtgtgctgggaggtgtagtgcaggcTGTACtctggcagggcgtgctgggaggtgtagtgcaggcagggcgtgctgggaggtgtagtgcaggcagggtgtgctgggaggtgtagtgcaggcagggagtgctgggaggtgtagtgcaggcagggagtgctgggaggtgtagtgcaggcagggcgtgctggtaggtgtagtgcaggcagggcgtgctgggaggtATAGTgcaggcagggcgtgctgggaggtTTAGTgcaggcagggcgtgctgggaggtgtagtgcaggcaggaagtgctgggaggtgtagtgcaggcagggagtgctgggaggtgtagtgcaggcagggcgtgctgggaggtgtagtgcaggcagggcgtgctgggaggtgtagtgaaggcagggagtgctgggaggtgtagtgcaggcagggagtgctgggaggtgtagtgcaggcagggcgtgctgggaggtTTAGTgcaggcagggcgtgctgggaggtgtagtgcaggcagggcgtgctgggaggtgtagtgcaggcTGTACtctggcagggcgtgctgggaggtgtagtgcaggcagggagtgctgggaggtgtagtgcaggcagggcgtgctgggaggtgtagtgcaggcagggcgtgctgggagatATAGTgcaggcagggaatgctgggaggtgtagtgcaggcagggcgggctgggaggtgtagtgcaggcagggcgtgctgggagatgtagtgcaggcagggcgtgctgggaggtgtagtgcaggcagggcgtgctgggaggtgtagtgcaggcagggtgtgctgggaggtgtagtgcaggcTGTACtctggcagggtgtgctgggagatgtagtgCAGGCAGGGCGTGCTGGAAGGTGTAGTgtaggcagggtgtgctgggaggtgtagtgcaggcagggagtgctgggaggtgtagtgcaggcAGGGCGTGGCGGGAGGTGCAGTgcaggcagggcgtgctgggaggtATAGTgcaggcagggcgtgctgggaggtgtagtgcaggcagggagtgctgggaggtgaAGTGCAGGCAGGGAGTCctgggaggtgtagtgcaggcagggcgtgctgggaggtATAGTgcaggcagggcgtgctgggaggtATAGTgcaggcagggcgtgctgggaggtgtagtgcagCCTGTACTCTGGCAGGGCGTGGTGGGAGGTGTAGTGCaggcagggagtgctgggaggtgtagtgcaggcagggcgtgctgggaggtgtagtgcaggcagggcgtgctgggagatATAGTGCaggcagggagtgctgggaggtgtagtgcaggcagggagtgctgggaggtgtagtgcaggcagggagtgttgggaggtgtagtgcaggcagggtgtgctgggaggtgtagtgcaggcTGTACTCTGGCAGGGTAGgctgggaggtgtagtgcaggcagggagtgttgggaggtgtagtgcaggcagggagtgctgggaggtgtagtgcaggcagggtgtgctgggaggtgtagtgcaggcTGTACtctggcagggtgtgctgggaggtgtagtgcaggcagggtgtgctgggaggagtAGTGCAGGCAAGGAGTGCTGAGAGGTGTagtgcagggtgtgctgggaggtgtagtgcaggcagggagtgctgggaggtgtagtgcaggcagggtgtgctgggaggtgtagtgcaggcagggagtgctgggaggtgtagtgcaggcagggtgtgctgggaggtgtagtgcaggcTGTACtctggcagggtgtgctgggaggtgtagtgcaggcagggtgtgctgggaggtgtagtgcaggcagggtgtgctgggaggtgtagtgcaggcTGTACtctggcagggtgtgctgggaggtgtagtgcaggcagggtgtgctgggaggtgtagtgcaggcagggtgtgctgggaggtgtagtgcaggcagggagtgctgggaggtgtagtgcaggcagggagtgctgggaggtgtagtgcaggcagggagtgctgggaggtgtagtgcaggcagggtgtgctgggaggtgtagtgcaggcagggtgtgctgggaggtgtagtgcaggcagggtgtgctgggaggtgtagtgcaggcagggagtgctgggaggtgtagtgcaggcagggagtgctgggaggtgtagtgcaggcagggtgtgctgggaggtgtagtACAGAGTCAGACTGCCCGAGGCCGCCTTATCTCAGGGTGTGGGCGGAGCTTCCGCCGTCACGTGGTGCTGTAGCGCTGGGAGTACGTCCGCTCCTGCGCATGCGCGACCTTATTCCCCGTCCGCCAGTAGAGGGCGCGCTCCTTCTCCATGTGCCCGCGCCCGTCGCGGTCTGCGTCAGGGCGGCTCTGAGGACGCGCGCGCCGCCGGAGTTTAGCGCAGCCATGGCGGAGGGGGGAGGCGGAGGAGAACCGGTACCGGCACCGCCGAACCGAGCAGCCCGCATACCGGCACCGGAGTCCGCCGGCCGCCCGGAGCCCGAGGAGCAGAAGAGTGAGATGGGGGAGCTGCTGAAGGCGCCGCTGAAGAAGGGAGACGAGTGGTGAGCGGGGCCCGGGGGGAGGAAGCGGCAACGGCTGGGAGCGTGCCGGCTACTGAcagggctgcggggggagggggccgGTGACCCAGGCGCGGGGCCTCCGGGAGCCGCTCTGCTGTGTCATGGGCCTGGGCCTGTCATGGGAGGAGAGGGCGGAGCCCACAGGGGCCCTTCTCATGGCCAGGAGCCCCACCAGGGGCCCCTCACATTGCCTACAGCCCCACCAGGGGCCCCTCACATTGCCTACAGCCCCACCAGGGGCCCCTCACATTGCCTACAGCCCCACCAGGGGCCCCTCACATTGCCTACAGCCCCACCAGGGGCCCCTCACATTGCCTACAGCCCCACCAGGGGCCCCTCACATTGCCTACAGCCCCACCAGGGGCCCCTCACATTGCCTACAGCCCCACCAGGGGCCCCTCACATTGCCTACAGCCCCACCAGGGGCCCCTCACATTGCCTACAGCCCCACCAGGGGCCCCTCACATTGCCAACAGCCCCACCAGGGGCCCCTCACATTGCCTACAGCCCCACCAGGGGCCCCTCACATTGCCTACAGCCCCACCAGGGGCCCCTCACATTGCCTACAGCCCCACCAGGGGCCCCACTCTGTACCAGTCTCACGTCCAGGGCCCCCCTCGGTACCAGCAGCATGACAGGGAGTACCCCTCGGTACCAGTCTCACGTCCAGGGCCCCCCTCGGTACCAGTCTCACGTCCAGGGCCCCCCTCGGTACCAGTCTCACGTCCAGGGCCCCCCTCGGTACCAGTCTCACGTCCAGGGCCCCCCTCGGTACCAGTCTCACGTCCAGGGCCCCCCTCGGTACCAGTCTCACGTCCAGGGCCCCCCTCGGTACCAGTCTCACGTCCAGGGCCCCCCTCGGTACCAGTCTCACGTCCAGGGCCCCCCTCGGTACCAGTCTCACGTCCAGGGCCCCCCTCGGTACCAGTCTCACGTCCAGGGCCCCCCTCGGTACCAGTCTCACGTCCAGGGCCCCCCTCGGTACCAGTCTCACGTCCAGGGCCCCCCTCGGTACCAGTCTCACGTCCAGGGCCCCCCTCAGTACCAGTCTCACGTCCAGGGCCCCCCTCGGTACCAGCAGCATGGCAGGGAGTCCCGATTGGTACCAGTCTCACGTCCAGGGCCCCCCTCGGTACTAGCAGCAATCTAATCCCCGGAGACTGTCGCATTATACTGTGTAATACCCAGTGATCCCTGGGAATGGGCCAGGTGACTGATACCTGCCAGCGACTATCCGTGCAGTGGCCGATGTCGGCTGCCTCTGTGTGAGGATGGTGCGGCAGGAATGGGTTATAGAGCATCCATACTGTCCACAGCAGAATCCGGAGTGCCGCCGGCGGGGTACGATCCGCCCTGCGGGGTGTGACCatgctatatacacccaggactgaCTGGATTGGTATGGGCTGTCTGTAGAGTATCTGGGTgataggtcgacagtgaaaaggtcggCACCAACTGGTTCACATGAcactgatcgacacatgaaaaggtcaacatgaacttTTTATTTAATATTCATTACTTTATCATACTTtacagactacaattgggaacagtaacctgagcCGAGCGCGGCAGCTTGTGCGCGGTATGGCGAGCGCAGCTGTGCACTAATTGCTGGTCCATGTGCTATAAGGAACattttgacaccaaaaaaacatta
Proteins encoded in this window:
- the LOC134958687 gene encoding uncharacterized protein LOC134958687, with translation MPDDVVLRRYRLSPHLILDTLSIIESDLEQSIRYPTAIPALTQFLAVLHFVATGSYQHVVGDLVGMSQGQFSKVLRRVSQAFIKRVKQFIAMPLDVGALDVVKRQFEEGGSCFPHVIGVVDGTHVAIVPPRHNEEIYRNRKRFHSLNVMVVCGPSLQILSLNAKFTGNSHDAHVIRQSGIWHRLRSMEGQDMWLLGDRGYPCTPWLMTPYSKPRPGPQTAFNSALTATRQLVERTIGVLKGRFRVLHRTGGDIMYSPEMVSKIVVLCAILHNIAVRSRDELLHTEELPDEEPGVGRRVGGGSVSRRGNEVRARIVREFFRASTTARCCCWCREATTRTSTNTIPFWLPLHLSCPIPLSSHLTLSSHLTLSCPIPHSCPIPLSSHLTLSCPIPHSCPIPLSCPIPLSSHLTLSSHLTLSCPIPHSCPIPLSCPIPLSCPIPLSSHLTLSSNLTLSCPIPLSCPIPLSSHLTLSSHLTLSSHLSLIFQLPLSSPSPLSSPIPLSFQIPLSAPLPLCVPKKHTTTLTLSFPNTLCKYLPLPSSHPIGPSFPHPASFPHPAPIPHPANLTHPASIPQPAPIPHPAKLTHPASIPQPANVAHPASIPQPANVAHPASIPQPANVAYRMGCRGPGATRGRWTSGRGEWCHWRSHKPGRHRWADEGKFGGHVGRSKQFGKFIVKKNKQKLCL